A window of Hordeum vulgare subsp. vulgare chromosome 5H, MorexV3_pseudomolecules_assembly, whole genome shotgun sequence genomic DNA:
CTCCGCTCTCTTCCCCATCTCCTCGCCAAGAACCACAAGCTAGAGCGCCACCGCCATGGCCATGGCCACGCAAGCCTCGGCGGCGACGCGCCACCTGATCACCGCGGCCTGGTCGCCATCCGCCAAGCCCCGCCCCGCCACCCTCGCCATGCCATCCTCCGCCCGCGGCCCGGCCCCGCTCTTCGCCGCGGCCCCGGACACCCCCGCGCCCGCCGCGCCGCCGGCGGAGCCCGCCCCCGCGGGCTTCGTGCCGCCGCAGCTGGACCCGTCCACGCCGTCCCCGATCTTCGGCGGCAGCACCGGTGGGCTGCTCCGCAAGGCCCAGGTCGAGGAGTTCTACGTCATCACCTGGACCTCCCCCAAGGAGCAGGTCTTCGAGATGCCCACCGGCGGCGCCGCCATCATGCGCGAGGGCCCCAACCTCCTCAAGCTCGCCCGCAAGGAGCAGTGCCTCGCCCTCGGCAACCGCCTCCGCTCCAAGTACAAGATCGCCTACCAGTTCTACCGCGTCTTCCCCAACGGCGAGGTGCAGTACCTCCACCCCAAGGACGGCGTCTACCCGGAGAAGGTCAACGCCGGCAGGCAGGGCGTGGGACAGAACTTCCGCAGCATCGGCAAGAACGTCAGCCCCATCGAGGTCAAGTTCACCGGCAAGAACTCCTTCGACATCTAATCTCGCTCGTACGTCGTATATGTGCATGCTTATGCGTACGTGCTAGTTCATCGACCGGTAGTTATTGGCGGGTGGCGATGATGATGGACGTCCTGTAATTTTAAAATTGTCGAGTTTGAATGATGGATTCGGTGATAATGGTTGCATCAGGTTATATGTACATGGTAATTTGATGATGATACTACCGTATGTTGACATTGTTGATATGCATGATCGGCTTCTTTTTACGTTGACTAATGTAGTGTCAAAAGAATGAAACGGAGGTGGTAGTAATTTGTTACACGCGTACACTTTTTTCATCCATTTGGCCAGAGATGAAGCCTAGCACATAAACACGGTAACCCGCAGCATGTGTGGGCAACGCCTTCTCCATGCATGTTCTTGTGAAAGTAATTACTCAAGATAAGATTTACGGCAATGATAAGCGCCGGTCGAACGGTCCAAATTTGGGCCTGTCGGCACACAACCAACCGATCTATTTACCCCAAAAGGATTTTCCTCCCTTTTAGATTACTAGCACatgtgtccgtgcgttgcaacgggaaaaataAATCCTCGCACGTTCCAGACGATCCATCTGTGTTACCACTCTCTTTGCCATCCTGGTGATGTTGTCCATCTATTCATAACGAACACGATCAATCTCAGATGATGAGCTTCATTATCACACTCGGGTATGCTGCTTTCACAATCCCCACACCCTTCTAACAGAACAGAACACATCTAGAATATCTACCTACAAAATTGTTATACTAAGCAGGCCAAATTTGCCATGCCCCTATGCTAGCAAATTTTTGGGTAAATTGAAAAATAAGATAAATTTATTATTAAGCTACCAAAACTTTGATTAGCTATTACCACTGAGACAGAAAGTTTGGAAATGAGATACGTATTATTCAGTACATCAAAATATTCAGAGTGGTGGTGGAAAgaagaaaagcaataaaagtaTTCTTTAGAAAAGAACAACATGGTTCAGATGGTGGCTCTATTTTTATCGATGTAATTAAAAAATATGAATATGAATAACAGGCATCATACTGAATACAATACAATTTTATCAAAATTCTAGTGAGAGCTTAAAAATTCATAGTAGAGTCGACCTCTGAGTATTTAATTTTCTGTTATTTGTTTAATCCTATTGTAACGCAAGGCCGCGATTTGAGTAATCAGGCAAACACAAAACCATGCATTGTGAGCTGATAAAATAAAGCAGGATGTCCATATGTCCACAAGTGAATTGTAGACCACCAATCCTTTTCAACAATCCAACTATCTTCTGCACCGAGGGCTGGTTATAACCATTGAAACAAAACTGATGATTCACTGAGCATCACTGcaccaaaagaagaaatatttgaAAATATACGGTTTTGCTCACCGTTCACATATTTTGTTGTATCCTACTAATGCCACGCCCTTCATGGATTACATCATATAGATTGATAGCCAAGATTCATTTATCGGAGTCCATGAGGTGGATGGATGCGAAGGGGAAAATAAATTATCAAGGAGACAAATTAATGGAAAGCATTCTCAATAGAGAAGTGTTAGTAAATAAATTGAATTTATGTGTGGGTCTGCTTCTGTAAATAGCATTGAACAACAACAAAATTGAACTATGTATGTTGTGTCTTCCTAAGCATTCACATGCATGGGCTGAAAATGCAATGATACATATTTGATTCAGAAATAGGACAGAAAGTACAAACACTCTTCCTTTATATATTCCAAGCAGATCAGACATGAAAGTTATATGGATAGCTTATCTTGTCTGGTGATTGATCTGGTTTCAAGCATTCAGACCAATCGTCTCATCCTCTTCCAATGTAGTGGTAAAATATGataagacacacacacacatcttaaGATGATTGTTCTCATGCATATATATTGGCTTGAGTGTGGATTACCTGGAAGAAGTCCATACCTCAACATCCATGTTGATGGTCCGGAAGAAATCATATGGAGCTGCAGAACTTGTCATGCAAAAGTCAGAAAACCGCAGCTCCTCACCCACACGCACGCACGGATGCATAGGATAAATCAGAATATAATATATACCTGTGAATTTTGAGTGATCGATCTTCCCTTGGTGGAGGAGCAAAGAGGCAGCGCACGAGCTCGAGTAGCAGGCGGTCGTTTAGACATCAGTACAATCCCATGTTGGTGGCTTGTTGCTAATCAACACAATGATTTAGGGCCTTCGCTCGACGAGTCATCTCCCTCAACGAAGTACTTACAcatgtagagagagagaggggagcggTCACTGCACGCCCCTGGAACCACCGATCGTGACGACCACCTTGGTCTCCACCGTGGCTAGATCCCGACCTGATCCGCATGGCGCCGACCTCCGCTGTTCCCCGCCTCCCGAAGTCGTGTCGTCGTCGTCCTGCTTTGCCGCCGACCTCCAATACGaagctgtcacgcccaagatgcgaccctatcctcaatttggcacgagggcctcgtcagggatagaagcgcatctcgtcgtatcgcaagaatggatatcgttacaagtacatgtacttaaaAGAAGAgacatatagaattggcttacactcgccacaagctacatcagagtcacatcagtacattacataatcatcaagagtaagagcagggtccgactacggacgaaaacaaacgagaaaaataagagcgacgtccatccttgctatcccaggctgccggcctggaacccatcctagatcgatgaagaagaagaagaagaagaggcaactccaaatgaacaatcaacgcgctcgcgtcatgtaatctttacctgtacctgcaactggtgttgtagtaatccgtgagccacaggggactcagcaatctcatttccaaaggtatcaagactagcaaagcttaataggtgaggtatggttaagtggtgaggttgcagcagcggctaagcatatgtttggtgactaacttacgagtacaagaagtaggagggggaaggtctacgcatagcggacgggaactatagatgatcaaacgaatgatcctgaacacctatctacgtcagacataaccccaccgtgtcctcgatcggagaaagagctcacaaaagagacaatcacggttacgcatacagttggcaagttttaattaaattaacttcaagttatctagaaccagtgttaaacaaagtatccacattgccacataaccgcgggcacggctttccgaaaagatttaaccctgcaggggtgctccaactagtccatcacaaattaccacaaagccgcatagaaatcctcaatcatgaagctcgcgatctcgtcggattccctggtggaaaacctcaactctgagattacccaaagcatcaccggaatcccgatgcacaagatatctcgtcaaaggtaaaactaatccagcaaggccgcccgacgtgtcgacaaacccgataggagccgcgtatctcgttctcaggacacgacggatggaactagctacaggtgccaaacctcgagtttcctcgcggtggccccgcaggcagaccgtttgggaccaacaccatcagcattggccccccctgtttatgtaaaattactcctcgggtagcgctaactccctatgcatttcaacttgtcaaaattattatgttgggcaaaaggagaaccaaagttgggccttgccagaccagctttaatctaaaacgaattatcaagggggtccccataacaaccccgatcgtgttaggagcgctcgtttatggaacataacaccggtagccgaaaactaagggggcaaaggtggaacaaaacaccaggctagaaaggccgagccttccaccttttaccaagtatataggtgcattaaattaaatagcattgatatggtgatataacaaggaacccatgctttcacatggaagcaactgcacctacaactagcaacgctatcgacagggttaagcaagcagtaacatagccaattagtggtttgctaggttgaacaggttgagggtttcatggcattgttgagaggctgatatttaacaggtggtaggcaacgaaacataaacggtagaagcgataaactagcatggcaatgatagtaatggtatctggggaaatgatcatcttgcctgagatcccgcttggaagaagaatgcctccgtgaagcagacgaaccgacgtagtcgaacgggtcctcacaatccggcacgatgcggaactctatcgagacggaggaaaccagaaacaagcatcaacacacaatatacaccacacgatgcaagacacacatgatgcatgaacggtctaatgcacggcacgacaaatcacacaatcaaacactacacattaagtgaagttcaatatgcacgagttgcatattgacgaaactccacgtcaattatttagttcactcccggttatctacacggcaatattaatgttgttaaacatgcaagaggtgaagcggaaattagactacctatctagacattttaagtgaggtcggaaatgacatatagcacctccgaaacgacctcacatgttaatttacaattctgtccagatctgaattaatgcctttaattagttgttaaacagcaaaacaaataggttcacgtgattctatgcgtcaaggCAAGTAACCTAaacgtagagaacatctccaccggagctacggatcaaaagttacaagcaccgcaagatatgaaggcatgaatgcaaaatgtatgcaacggcggctacgagcacttcaacacatacaaacagcaagagaaaaagaaactacacgagattctaagcaagtttcgtgtagggcacgatcaaaacggagccacggttcgaaaactacgagcaaaacaagaaagcaCCACAATCTGCCGAAATCAGCCACATGgcactttctacgcctcacaacttcggctacacaactccgataagctcaagcaaggcatggcaagaaagagggcaagacgcactactacaaacaactaacaacaactaacatggcagcacAGAACACTAGAtaaagaagacacaacatggcatctCAAACactattccagacttagtgaaaattacacctcgcgaaagtgcagttttcagcctgaagctatattgacagcagcaaaaaccgaagctacaggactccaaatggcatgaaacttaacagcatgctcgagaaacataaggggtacaactaactccattggagcaactccaaaagagctacagaccacaagctagaagcaaaccaaaacagcaacaaaataataacagaatccagacttagaaatatttcagctcctctgaaacagcactattcaagcaacttgagggcagtcaaacaacacctaaacatgcatttctattgcaaccaaaaataccaggggctaatcaaaacatccgagatcaactctctagttgacaactaattcaaacgaggcacggtataaatcctacgaattaaacaaaagggcttcacgacgaaatatctcgcgaactaacttgctctaatgctaaaactaattgcacagaataccccgaaaacatatacaaTATGTGGGGCTTGCCACGcgaaataaagccacacaataatgcgggagaatACCTCTAGACgggaaataaactaccggcaaaaccctacacggaaaaatacgagtgaccgctctaaaatacgtagaaatatggtccctaaaacatggacattaaatctatggcatacgggcagtccggacacgcacgagaattaactacggaatggatcctagctaatcagcacgtaaaacgaggcattaggcaccctaaacggtgtcaaataaatatgcatgttggataatcgtgttctactcacgaagctaccccaaaacgatatataacacgcgtcgttccgacttacaggtaaaaagatacgggcatttTAATATTCGGTTAAGaactggaatttattaattccgaaaattccTATTGACTAACGGGCCTAACAAGGGGCGCAATATAATGAAAAAAATGCCCAGACGGAGGAATTTCAcctcggccacttgggccggcctggagagcGGGAGCAACCGGCCTGGAGGTTGCTGGGCCGAAGGCCTCGAGGCGGTCCCGGGGCGAGGCGCGGCCTGCCTGGGGAGGGAAGCAGATGGGCCGGCGCGGGGCGGCCCATGCGAGGCGGCGCTGGAGCGGTTGCCGGTCGTCCTCGCGGGAGGCGCAGCGGCTTGGGTCAACGGGGCACGAGGCGGCCTCGACCTCGATCGGCTCTGGATCCCGCGGCGAGGCGGCCCTGAATGGCGCCTGGTCGGATCTCCGGCGGGGCGGCAGCGACCGGCTACGGGCAGGATCGCCGGAGGGGCGCAGCGAAGCCTCCCATGGCGGCTCGACGGATCTgcggggagaagaaagagaatcCTCTCAGGGAGAGAAAAGAGAGGAGTTTAGAGAGAAGAACGGGGCGAGGCTCGCCGGCGGTGGGACCTCGTCGGAGTGGCGCAGCGGCGAGGCCGGACGGGCTCGCGGGGCAGATCGGACGCCGGGCACGGCGCTGGAGGCGCGGGGCGCGGGCTCGCTGGGGAAGCTCGGGGCTCTGCTGCCCGGGCATGGCGGCGGCGCTCGCCA
This region includes:
- the LOC123452874 gene encoding photosystem I reaction center subunit II, chloroplastic — encoded protein: MAMATQASAATRHLITAAWSPSAKPRPATLAMPSSARGPAPLFAAAPDTPAPAAPPAEPAPAGFVPPQLDPSTPSPIFGGSTGGLLRKAQVEEFYVITWTSPKEQVFEMPTGGAAIMREGPNLLKLARKEQCLALGNRLRSKYKIAYQFYRVFPNGEVQYLHPKDGVYPEKVNAGRQGVGQNFRSIGKNVSPIEVKFTGKNSFDI